In the genome of Hyphomonas sp. Mor2, one region contains:
- a CDS encoding ABC transporter six-transmembrane domain-containing protein, with amino-acid sequence MFDDKKLSIGSIMGVFWWQVGVTWALTLLETLILVTLPLLIGRSIDGLLQADPGPFYTLVAAMGFLVVLSVVRRLYDTRAYGRMRVELGKAVVDKAKNEAVSTTNARLNMSRELITFLEAEAPIVIMALLQVVVSLIVLFSFHGLLAATAGAATLMSLVIYGVASGRFFRLNGDLNTQSEKQVSVLDRGVRDAIAAHLSALRRHEVRLSDTEAIVYGLIFVVLLSMLSVNLWFAATQLAATPGEIFSIVTYSYEFIESAVMLPVALQSLTRISEITQRINNLNGADIAA; translated from the coding sequence ATGTTTGACGACAAGAAACTGTCCATCGGGTCGATTATGGGCGTGTTCTGGTGGCAGGTCGGAGTGACCTGGGCGCTGACCCTGCTCGAAACCCTTATCCTGGTCACACTGCCGCTCTTGATCGGGCGATCAATTGACGGGTTACTTCAGGCGGATCCGGGCCCGTTTTACACTTTGGTCGCAGCCATGGGATTCCTGGTCGTGCTCAGTGTTGTGCGACGGCTCTACGATACGCGTGCCTATGGGCGGATGCGCGTCGAACTGGGCAAGGCCGTGGTCGATAAAGCCAAGAACGAAGCCGTTTCGACCACCAATGCGCGTCTGAACATGAGCCGGGAGCTGATCACCTTCCTCGAGGCCGAGGCCCCGATCGTCATTATGGCCCTGTTGCAGGTGGTGGTGTCGCTGATCGTGCTGTTCAGTTTTCACGGCCTCCTCGCGGCGACGGCGGGTGCGGCGACCCTTATGTCCCTGGTGATTTACGGCGTCGCAAGTGGGCGTTTTTTCAGGCTGAACGGGGATCTCAACACGCAGTCGGAGAAACAGGTTTCCGTACTCGATCGCGGTGTGCGCGATGCGATTGCAGCGCACCTGAGCGCGTTGCGGCGACACGAAGTGCGTTTGTCTGATACTGAGGCGATCGTGTACGGGCTGATCTTCGTGGTCCTGCTTTCTATGCTGAGCGTAAATCTCTGGTTTGCAGCGACCCAGCTTGCGGCGACGCCGGGTGAGATTTTCTCGATTGTGACCTATTCCTACGAATTCATCGAATCGGCAGTGATGTTGCCGGTCGCGCTCCAGAGCCTCACGCGAATCTCCGAAATCACGCAGCGAATCAACAATCTCAACGGAGCAGATATAGCAGCTTGA
- a CDS encoding helix-turn-helix domain-containing protein, protein MKSTYGQYCPVSLASEILGERWTILVLVGLVDGFHKYSELQRSMPRISASTLSVRLKSLEAAGVIERRPGEGGEKHLYYLTPAGEELGDVILDIGRWGHRWGRDLATDDLDPEHLIWSMHLRMNTDIMPEGRVTIAFEFADQPTNKRYFWILSESGSVQACLKHPGFEEDLRVIAKLQPFTYAWRGFVSLRDEISNGNVKVLGPKPLVKAFPDWLLGSMLADGERMRPGRERDLQQAFRAR, encoded by the coding sequence ATGAAAAGCACATATGGACAATATTGCCCGGTCTCACTCGCCAGCGAGATCCTCGGAGAGCGATGGACCATCCTTGTTCTGGTTGGTCTGGTGGATGGCTTCCACAAATATTCCGAATTGCAGCGCAGCATGCCGCGTATTTCGGCATCGACGCTGAGCGTGCGCCTGAAAAGCCTGGAAGCGGCGGGTGTCATCGAGCGACGGCCCGGCGAGGGCGGCGAGAAACATCTGTATTATCTGACTCCGGCTGGGGAGGAACTCGGAGACGTCATCTTGGATATCGGTCGTTGGGGCCATCGCTGGGGCCGCGACCTCGCCACCGATGATCTCGACCCGGAACACCTGATCTGGAGCATGCATCTGCGGATGAACACCGACATCATGCCGGAAGGGCGTGTGACCATCGCGTTTGAATTTGCGGATCAACCCACAAACAAGCGCTATTTCTGGATCCTTTCCGAGTCCGGAAGCGTGCAGGCTTGTCTGAAGCATCCTGGTTTTGAAGAGGATCTGCGCGTGATCGCCAAGCTGCAGCCCTTTACCTATGCGTGGCGCGGATTCGTTTCTCTGCGCGACGAAATCTCAAACGGAAACGTTAAGGTGCTTGGTCCAAAACCCCTGGTGAAGGCGTTTCCTGACTGGTTGCTGGGCAGCATGTTGGCAGACGGGGAACGAATGCGTCCCGGGCGTGAGCGCGACCTTCAGCAGGCCTTTCGCGCGCGGTGA
- a CDS encoding acyl-CoA dehydrogenase family protein — protein sequence MTLTINQPLGMLLPVIAAHRDEAEARRQLSDEVCRALRESGLLQMPIAAAHGGLETPLPDMLRVFEAMASKDAAVSWVVWNAGLIGFYSRFMPDQLRDELFAGGTSLITQSTIPAGEVSVEDDGSVRIQGRWPLMSGCPGADWAVLTCRLIRNGAPCLNPDGSPQTRLAVVPRDAFQIIDTWDTSGLRGTGSHDISIEGALVPDHRLFDLGGEITPAGVVERLPVFASATAIFAAQTLGVGQSIFDTALDRGRTLKATGPAPALKDRPDYQIAIARHGACLDAARTALLRVAQDVWDRARGGHEPDLSQIADLYGASFVAMDAAKAAATELRDLSGTSALHKTSPIEKPARDLQAMLRHVVAQPAMRADIGRAKLGLEPTWPPFFM from the coding sequence ATGACGCTAACGATCAACCAGCCGTTGGGGATGCTGTTGCCGGTCATCGCGGCACACAGGGACGAAGCCGAAGCGCGGCGACAATTGTCAGACGAAGTGTGTCGCGCGCTTCGGGAGAGCGGCCTCCTTCAAATGCCGATCGCAGCCGCACATGGCGGTCTCGAAACACCGCTTCCGGACATGTTGCGCGTGTTTGAAGCAATGGCCTCGAAGGATGCCGCCGTGAGCTGGGTGGTGTGGAATGCCGGGCTGATCGGATTCTACAGCCGGTTTATGCCGGATCAGCTTCGCGATGAATTGTTCGCCGGCGGCACCAGCCTGATCACACAGTCGACCATTCCGGCTGGAGAAGTGTCGGTTGAGGACGATGGCTCGGTCCGGATTCAGGGTCGGTGGCCTCTCATGTCGGGGTGTCCGGGGGCCGATTGGGCGGTTTTGACCTGCAGGCTGATCAGGAATGGCGCGCCCTGTCTCAACCCTGACGGGTCACCGCAAACCCGTCTCGCAGTCGTCCCGCGCGACGCTTTTCAGATCATCGATACATGGGACACAAGCGGCCTTCGGGGGACGGGTAGCCACGACATATCCATCGAAGGCGCGTTAGTGCCAGACCACCGACTGTTCGATCTTGGCGGCGAGATTACCCCTGCCGGCGTGGTTGAACGGCTTCCCGTTTTCGCCAGTGCGACAGCGATCTTTGCGGCTCAGACACTGGGCGTGGGCCAGAGCATCTTTGACACAGCTTTGGATCGCGGACGCACCTTGAAAGCGACGGGACCTGCACCCGCCTTGAAGGACCGCCCGGATTATCAAATCGCCATTGCTCGCCATGGCGCCTGTCTGGACGCGGCGCGCACAGCCTTGCTGCGAGTGGCCCAAGACGTTTGGGACCGCGCGCGTGGTGGACACGAACCGGACCTTTCGCAAATCGCAGATCTCTACGGCGCCAGCTTTGTCGCAATGGACGCCGCAAAAGCGGCCGCGACCGAACTCCGAGACCTGAGTGGAACCTCGGCGCTTCACAAGACATCTCCGATCGAAAAACCAGCACGGGACCTGCAAGCCATGCTTCGCCATGTGGTCGCTCAGCCAGCCATGCGGGCAGACATCGGAAGAGCGAAACTCGGACTGGAGCCCACCTGGCCACCCTTCTTTATGTAG
- a CDS encoding Rrf2 family transcriptional regulator — MKIGKGVEWAAHACAVLALLPPGAALSREALADYLGVPAPYMAKQLQALSRAGLVLTQRGAAGGYRLARQADAISLWDITAALEGTMAAFRCTEIRRNGPCGASPAECPRPCDIAAAFQQAELAYRESLRSVPLTQIVDGATAVATDGRKSRIRAWLAENASQPAN, encoded by the coding sequence ATGAAGATCGGTAAAGGCGTTGAATGGGCGGCGCATGCCTGCGCGGTGCTGGCGCTTCTCCCTCCAGGAGCGGCGCTCTCACGGGAGGCGCTGGCCGATTATCTGGGCGTTCCGGCACCATATATGGCAAAACAGCTTCAAGCCTTGAGCCGGGCCGGGCTTGTGCTGACCCAGCGCGGCGCCGCCGGTGGATATCGTCTTGCCAGGCAGGCGGATGCCATATCGCTTTGGGACATCACAGCGGCGCTCGAGGGCACAATGGCTGCCTTTCGTTGTACCGAGATCCGGCGCAATGGACCATGCGGTGCCTCTCCAGCCGAGTGTCCGCGGCCATGCGATATCGCGGCGGCGTTTCAGCAGGCAGAGCTCGCTTACCGGGAGAGCCTCAGATCTGTCCCGCTCACGCAGATTGTCGACGGCGCCACCGCCGTCGCGACGGATGGGCGCAAGAGCCGCATTCGGGCATGGCTGGCGGAGAACGCATCGCAGCCCGCAAACTAG
- a CDS encoding DUF1499 domain-containing protein, translated as MRILKYGVIGLVVLILLGVGAFAFLGMQSRGGEAPGLVEGRLADCPSSPNCVSSEAGTADDKQVAPLPLAAWADLPTVIAEMGGEITAQDESYLAAEFSSSLFGFVDDVEFRLTGADIQVRSASRVGHSDAGVNSARVADLREKLGS; from the coding sequence ATGAGGATTTTGAAGTATGGCGTGATCGGCCTGGTTGTGTTGATTCTGCTAGGGGTTGGCGCGTTCGCCTTTCTGGGCATGCAGTCGCGCGGTGGCGAAGCGCCGGGTCTCGTTGAAGGACGTCTGGCGGACTGTCCATCCTCTCCGAATTGTGTGTCGAGTGAAGCGGGAACCGCGGATGACAAACAGGTCGCCCCGCTGCCGCTCGCAGCCTGGGCCGATTTGCCCACGGTCATCGCCGAAATGGGCGGCGAGATCACCGCGCAAGATGAAAGCTATCTGGCGGCAGAGTTCTCCTCCAGTCTGTTCGGGTTTGTTGATGATGTGGAGTTCCGCCTGACAGGGGCCGACATTCAGGTTCGGTCGGCGTCCCGGGTGGGCCACTCAGATGCCGGTGTGAACAGCGCGCGCGTGGCGGACTTGCGCGAGAAGCTTGGATCCTGA
- a CDS encoding DoxX family protein, protein MLQDKHLPTHPAIGLTARILFTSLFFLSGLTHFTNVPYYIDLMPEEIPFAILWIYLSGVVELVGAAMILVNWQPRLGAWLIVLFMVPVTFAVHGYEMLFAETELERAAQQAHFLKGIALTGAALLITQVGIKPARPLSAPRPSS, encoded by the coding sequence ATGCTCCAAGACAAACATCTCCCCACTCACCCCGCGATTGGGCTGACCGCACGCATCCTGTTTACGTCCCTCTTCTTCCTATCGGGTCTGACGCATTTCACCAATGTTCCTTATTATATCGACCTGATGCCAGAGGAGATCCCGTTTGCGATCCTGTGGATCTATCTCTCTGGCGTGGTCGAACTGGTCGGCGCTGCGATGATCCTGGTGAACTGGCAGCCGAGACTCGGAGCCTGGCTGATCGTTCTGTTCATGGTGCCGGTGACCTTTGCGGTACACGGATACGAAATGCTGTTCGCCGAAACCGAACTGGAACGCGCCGCGCAGCAAGCTCATTTTCTCAAGGGCATCGCGCTCACCGGCGCAGCGCTGCTGATCACGCAGGTCGGGATCAAACCGGCTCGACCTCTATCGGCACCGCGGCCTTCTTCCTGA
- a CDS encoding M3 family metallopeptidase: MTAKSYLFGSAAALALILGGCDVVRTPSSDTPAETTVTDEASAEATADAEAALAENPLLQNWDTAYGVPPFAEIADEDYLPAFDVAIADLREEIDAIANNGDAPTFENTIVALDSAGGTLSQVALVFSNITNTDTNDTLADLETQIWPKVTAVQNEINFNEALFARVKAVSDAAPTMTDLDEQDLRLIELTYRGFERAGATQSPEVKTQVAAINEEISSLTTQFAQNLLASTKAFKLEITDEAELVGLSEDFKAALKDGDTWTLTVDRSVYETFMTQSENRDLRAQMFDGYRLRANGGEFDNGPIAIKLAQLRAERAELLGYATHAAYVLEYNMARTPETVENFLVRVWEPGLAQAKTEREEMQALIGDEFTFAGHDWWHYSEKVRQDKYAFDDNVLKPYFELGAVREGAWTMAERLFNVTLEDVDVEGWNPVVTAYDVKDAETGEHLGLFMMDMYARDSKRGGAWMSSYRNSTNYDDAEEVRPIITNNLNLITPAGDGPTLMRFDEVETFFHEFGHGLHGLLTQIKYSNFSGVDGPRDYTEFPAQILEHWAGAPEMLAEYALHYETGEAIPLELIEKMREASNHNQGFRTTEFIAASLLDLAWHNLSLEEAMAITDARAFEQEVLAGYGLIEEIEPRYRSQYFSHIFAGGYSSGYYAYLWSEILDADGFTAFREAGDIWDPELAARLKQWVYESGGLRPADELYRNFRGSDPTIEPLLRIRGFATDEAGEG, translated from the coding sequence ATGACCGCAAAATCTTACCTCTTCGGCAGCGCCGCAGCGTTGGCCTTAATCCTTGGCGGCTGCGATGTTGTTCGTACGCCAAGCAGTGATACGCCCGCTGAAACGACCGTGACGGATGAGGCGAGCGCCGAAGCCACCGCGGACGCGGAAGCTGCCCTCGCAGAGAACCCGCTACTGCAGAACTGGGACACCGCTTACGGCGTTCCTCCTTTCGCCGAGATCGCTGACGAAGACTACCTGCCGGCGTTCGACGTCGCGATTGCTGACCTGCGCGAAGAGATTGATGCGATCGCCAATAATGGAGACGCGCCAACCTTCGAGAACACCATCGTCGCGCTGGACAGCGCAGGAGGCACGCTGAGCCAGGTTGCGCTGGTCTTTTCGAACATCACCAATACCGACACCAATGACACTCTGGCGGACCTGGAAACGCAGATCTGGCCGAAAGTGACGGCGGTACAGAACGAAATCAACTTCAACGAAGCGCTGTTCGCACGCGTGAAAGCGGTCAGTGACGCGGCGCCGACCATGACCGATCTCGATGAGCAGGACCTGCGCCTGATCGAGCTGACCTATCGCGGATTTGAGCGCGCCGGCGCCACGCAAAGCCCGGAAGTCAAAACCCAGGTTGCTGCGATCAATGAAGAGATCTCAAGCCTGACCACGCAGTTCGCGCAAAACCTGCTGGCATCGACCAAAGCGTTCAAGCTTGAGATTACGGACGAGGCCGAGCTGGTCGGTCTGTCCGAGGACTTCAAGGCCGCGCTCAAGGATGGCGACACCTGGACGCTCACAGTGGATCGTTCGGTCTATGAGACATTCATGACCCAGTCGGAGAACCGCGATCTGCGTGCGCAGATGTTCGATGGCTATCGCCTGCGCGCCAATGGGGGTGAGTTCGACAATGGCCCAATTGCGATCAAGCTTGCCCAATTGCGCGCGGAACGTGCTGAATTGCTCGGATATGCCACGCATGCCGCCTATGTACTCGAGTACAATATGGCCCGCACACCAGAGACGGTGGAAAACTTCCTGGTCCGCGTCTGGGAGCCGGGTCTCGCGCAAGCCAAGACCGAGCGCGAGGAGATGCAGGCTCTGATCGGTGACGAGTTTACCTTTGCCGGTCATGACTGGTGGCACTATTCTGAAAAGGTTCGTCAGGACAAATATGCGTTCGACGATAATGTGCTGAAGCCATACTTCGAACTCGGCGCTGTGCGTGAAGGCGCCTGGACCATGGCCGAGCGGCTGTTCAACGTGACGCTGGAAGACGTTGATGTCGAAGGCTGGAACCCGGTCGTTACGGCGTACGACGTCAAGGATGCCGAGACCGGCGAGCATCTTGGCCTGTTCATGATGGACATGTATGCTCGCGACTCCAAGCGCGGCGGCGCGTGGATGAGTTCCTATCGCAACTCGACCAATTATGATGATGCCGAGGAAGTCCGGCCGATCATTACCAATAATCTCAACCTGATCACTCCGGCCGGTGACGGTCCGACCCTGATGCGGTTCGACGAGGTCGAGACTTTCTTCCACGAGTTCGGTCACGGCCTGCATGGTCTGCTGACCCAGATCAAGTATTCCAACTTCTCCGGCGTCGATGGTCCGCGGGACTATACCGAGTTCCCGGCGCAGATCCTGGAACACTGGGCCGGGGCCCCGGAAATGCTGGCTGAATATGCGCTACACTATGAGACCGGCGAAGCCATTCCGCTCGAGCTGATCGAGAAGATGCGCGAAGCGTCCAATCACAATCAGGGCTTCCGCACGACCGAGTTCATCGCGGCGTCCCTGCTGGATCTTGCCTGGCACAATCTCAGCCTCGAAGAGGCGATGGCGATCACCGATGCGCGCGCCTTCGAACAGGAAGTGCTGGCGGGCTACGGCCTGATCGAGGAAATCGAGCCACGGTATCGCAGCCAGTATTTCAGCCACATCTTCGCCGGCGGTTATAGCTCCGGCTATTATGCTTACCTGTGGTCTGAAATCCTCGACGCGGACGGTTTCACCGCGTTCCGCGAAGCAGGCGATATCTGGGATCCGGAACTCGCCGCGCGCCTGAAACAGTGGGTGTACGAATCCGGTGGCCTGCGCCCGGCGGACGAGCTGTACCGCAACTTCCGCGGCTCTGACCCAACCATCGAGCCATTGCTCCGCATTCGCGGGTTTGCCACTGACGAGGCCGGCGAGGGATAA
- a CDS encoding nitronate monooxygenase, giving the protein MALNTRITDMLGIEKPIIQAAMGWIARSQLSSAFSNAGGMGIIETSSGELDAVRAEILKMRDLTDKPFGVNVAQAFVRDPDIVQFVIDQGIKFVTTSAGNPKKYTAQLKEAGLTVFHVVPSLKAALGAIDAGVDGLIVEGGEGGGFKNPKDVASMVLIPQVCEAVDVPVVAAGGIMDGGSMAAAFALGAEGVLMGTRILSSAESPVHENWKQAIVDADATDTVFLNRDGPGPALRALRTERTTRIEQEGVENIFGEFAGTQQVYFGGDLEAGIALTGQVAGRIKGVRPVADILNETMKQFEATVARLNQLQV; this is encoded by the coding sequence ATGGCGCTCAACACTCGCATCACCGACATGCTCGGTATCGAAAAACCGATTATACAGGCGGCCATGGGCTGGATCGCCCGGTCCCAGCTTTCGTCAGCTTTTTCCAATGCGGGCGGAATGGGGATCATTGAGACAAGTTCGGGGGAGCTGGATGCGGTGCGTGCGGAAATCCTGAAAATGCGCGATCTCACCGACAAGCCATTCGGGGTGAATGTCGCTCAGGCCTTTGTTCGCGATCCCGACATTGTTCAATTCGTCATCGATCAGGGCATAAAATTCGTGACCACGTCGGCTGGAAATCCGAAGAAATACACCGCTCAGCTCAAGGAGGCGGGCCTCACGGTCTTTCACGTCGTGCCGAGCCTGAAAGCAGCGCTCGGGGCCATCGATGCGGGCGTGGACGGCCTGATTGTCGAAGGCGGCGAAGGCGGTGGCTTCAAGAATCCAAAGGATGTCGCGTCCATGGTGCTGATCCCGCAAGTCTGCGAGGCGGTCGATGTTCCGGTTGTCGCCGCGGGCGGAATCATGGATGGCGGGAGCATGGCAGCGGCCTTCGCGCTGGGGGCCGAAGGGGTGCTGATGGGCACCCGCATCCTGTCCTCAGCCGAGAGCCCCGTTCATGAGAATTGGAAGCAGGCCATCGTCGATGCAGACGCGACAGATACCGTTTTCCTCAACCGCGACGGCCCAGGACCTGCGCTGCGCGCTCTGCGGACGGAACGGACCACGCGTATCGAACAGGAAGGTGTAGAGAATATTTTCGGAGAGTTTGCCGGCACACAGCAGGTCTATTTCGGGGGCGACCTCGAAGCAGGTATCGCGTTGACCGGACAAGTTGCGGGTCGAATCAAGGGGGTACGCCCGGTCGCCGATATCCTCAATGAGACCATGAAACAATTTGAGGCGACGGTTGCGCGGCTGAACCAACTACAAGTGTGA
- a CDS encoding multidrug effflux MFS transporter, which produces MSSPETAAMEEMPTRSLPMPQWELVIMVAALMSLNALAIDIMLPALSDISEHYSLVRENDQQLVIFAYIAGFGAPQLVFGPISDRFGRKGLLSLCLIAYAIAGLACVMTTSFTTLLIARFVQGIFASGVRVIAVSIVRDLLAGRAMARIMSLVMTVFMVVPILAPSIGAGVMLIAPWQWTFGLLSLAAILNLFWIQVRLPETLSSEARQPLSVKQTGAAYWQVLTTRVTFGYMCASGVIFGALFAFIASSEQIFTDVFQKHETFTLWFAGIAASLAVSNFLNSRVVERFGMRRISHTVLILFIILALTNVLTLHLAGERFWLFYLLFCLTFGCFGMLGANFTALAMEPQGKIAGTASAAYGFASTTVSSFIGYLVASQFDGTIAPVMWGFVALGVSSLSIIFVTERFKLFQTR; this is translated from the coding sequence GTGAGCAGTCCCGAAACCGCAGCCATGGAAGAAATGCCCACGCGTTCTTTGCCCATGCCGCAATGGGAACTGGTCATCATGGTCGCGGCCCTGATGTCGTTGAATGCGCTCGCCATCGACATCATGCTACCCGCGCTCAGCGATATTTCGGAGCATTACAGTCTGGTACGAGAGAATGACCAGCAGCTCGTTATTTTTGCCTACATTGCCGGGTTTGGCGCGCCGCAACTCGTCTTCGGGCCAATCTCGGACCGGTTCGGTCGCAAGGGCTTGCTTAGTCTTTGTCTGATTGCTTACGCGATTGCCGGGCTTGCTTGTGTGATGACCACGTCCTTCACGACCTTGCTGATTGCACGATTCGTTCAGGGCATATTCGCCAGCGGTGTCCGGGTGATTGCGGTTTCGATTGTCCGGGATCTGCTGGCAGGACGGGCGATGGCGCGTATCATGTCGCTTGTGATGACGGTGTTCATGGTGGTGCCAATCCTGGCGCCGTCCATCGGCGCGGGCGTCATGCTGATCGCCCCATGGCAATGGACGTTTGGTCTGCTCAGTCTGGCGGCCATTCTGAATCTGTTCTGGATCCAGGTCCGCCTGCCGGAAACGCTCTCATCCGAGGCGCGCCAGCCGCTTAGTGTCAAGCAAACGGGCGCCGCGTACTGGCAAGTGCTGACCACGCGCGTCACATTCGGTTATATGTGTGCCAGCGGCGTCATTTTCGGCGCGCTGTTCGCCTTCATCGCATCATCCGAACAGATCTTCACAGATGTATTCCAGAAACACGAGACGTTTACCTTGTGGTTTGCGGGAATTGCAGCGTCGCTGGCAGTTTCCAACTTCCTGAACTCGCGCGTGGTCGAGCGATTTGGCATGCGCCGGATCAGCCATACCGTGCTGATCCTGTTCATTATTCTGGCTCTGACCAATGTGCTGACGCTGCACTTGGCCGGCGAGAGGTTCTGGCTGTTCTACTTGCTCTTTTGTCTGACCTTTGGATGTTTCGGGATGCTCGGCGCGAACTTTACCGCGCTCGCCATGGAGCCGCAGGGAAAAATCGCAGGCACAGCCAGCGCCGCTTACGGCTTTGCTTCGACCACGGTCTCGAGCTTTATCGGCTATCTCGTGGCGAGTCAGTTTGATGGCACGATTGCGCCTGTCATGTGGGGTTTCGTGGCGCTCGGGGTCAGTTCGCTGTCCATTATTTTCGTGACCGAGCGATTCAAGCTGTTCCAGACCCGCTAG
- the trmB gene encoding tRNA (guanosine(46)-N7)-methyltransferase TrmB: MAEPKSPFAGGPLKTFGRRGGRPLSGRQRVLMETLLPKLRVPVGAPESLDPVTLFEDPDEIWLEIGFGGGEHVSGQAAGNPGIGLLASEVFFEGIAKLLGQLEDLELANVRVWPEDGRELIDGLSHASIDRAFILFPDPWPKARHQKRRIIQPDFLDALARIMKPSGRVRFATDVRSYADEALERFLAHPRFTWTARTAVDWRIAPADHIETRYQMKKLGDIAPVYYDFIISA; the protein is encoded by the coding sequence ATGGCTGAGCCCAAATCTCCTTTTGCCGGAGGTCCGCTCAAGACATTCGGACGCCGCGGCGGCCGTCCGCTATCGGGCCGTCAGCGCGTGCTGATGGAGACGCTTCTACCGAAACTGCGCGTGCCGGTCGGTGCGCCGGAATCGCTTGATCCTGTTACCCTGTTCGAGGACCCAGACGAGATCTGGCTCGAAATCGGTTTTGGCGGCGGTGAACATGTCAGTGGTCAAGCTGCAGGAAATCCCGGGATCGGCCTCCTTGCGAGCGAAGTCTTCTTCGAAGGCATCGCCAAACTGCTCGGCCAGTTAGAGGATCTTGAGCTCGCCAATGTCCGCGTCTGGCCGGAGGACGGGCGCGAGCTGATAGACGGCCTGAGCCATGCGAGCATCGATCGCGCTTTCATCCTGTTCCCGGATCCATGGCCAAAGGCGCGGCATCAGAAGCGCCGCATCATCCAACCTGACTTTCTGGATGCGCTCGCCCGGATCATGAAACCGAGCGGCCGGGTGCGGTTTGCAACCGACGTCAGATCTTATGCAGATGAAGCGCTCGAACGATTCCTGGCGCACCCCCGATTTACCTGGACAGCCCGCACTGCAGTTGATTGGCGGATCGCTCCAGCCGATCATATTGAAACCCGCTACCAGATGAAAAAACTGGGCGACATCGCGCCGGTTTATTACGACTTTATTATCTCCGCATAA
- a CDS encoding energy transducer TonB, whose amino-acid sequence MRWFLGFCLILVSLSLNIKAKAQDLDVTEIVATSDAFAASPSDSTRAALLSALGAYSGEPTVQSVNAYIGLVMHDVQNQDNEATFESASAATAHLQPISDILPKQYIESRFVAAVAQFNTEQSPAAMLEMAHVKGFTRRHKDSLGERPDWAIDLGWKADAWDMAMEAFFESVREAYPSDGERRTIIDAYRTTEEEVVSRLSESGLPYCTGRMIQRPALRYPASKARNGKFGAVILGLELDADGQVINPTVLASVPVEEFDEKSLRVVGKWKFRPDDRNAVGVTCDLQRTNIVQPLVFQLR is encoded by the coding sequence ATGCGTTGGTTTCTGGGATTTTGTCTGATTCTTGTGAGTTTGAGCCTGAACATCAAAGCAAAAGCGCAAGATCTGGATGTGACAGAGATCGTTGCCACAAGCGACGCCTTTGCAGCTTCGCCTTCGGACTCCACGCGCGCCGCCCTGCTTTCAGCGCTTGGCGCCTATTCCGGGGAGCCGACCGTGCAGTCGGTCAACGCCTATATCGGCCTCGTCATGCATGACGTCCAAAATCAGGACAATGAGGCGACTTTTGAATCAGCCTCCGCGGCGACTGCTCATTTGCAGCCCATCTCAGATATTCTGCCCAAACAATATATCGAAAGCCGCTTTGTCGCCGCGGTCGCACAGTTCAATACCGAGCAGTCACCCGCGGCGATGCTGGAAATGGCACACGTCAAAGGCTTCACGCGCAGACATAAAGACAGTCTTGGAGAACGCCCCGACTGGGCCATCGATCTTGGCTGGAAGGCCGATGCCTGGGATATGGCGATGGAAGCTTTTTTCGAGAGCGTACGGGAAGCGTATCCCTCTGACGGTGAACGCCGCACCATTATCGACGCATATCGAACGACCGAAGAGGAAGTGGTTTCACGCCTGTCAGAGTCCGGGCTGCCTTATTGCACTGGAAGAATGATCCAGCGCCCTGCTCTGCGCTATCCCGCGAGCAAAGCCCGAAATGGCAAGTTCGGCGCCGTCATCCTCGGGCTGGAGCTGGATGCTGACGGTCAGGTCATCAACCCAACCGTACTCGCCTCTGTCCCGGTTGAGGAATTTGATGAAAAGTCGCTTCGTGTGGTCGGCAAATGGAAATTCAGACCCGATGACCGGAACGCAGTCGGCGTCACTTGTGATCTACAACGCACCAATATCGTGCAACCCTTGGTTTTCCAGCTGCGCTGA
- a CDS encoding cold-shock protein, with the protein MATGKVKWFNATKGFGFIVPDEGGKDVFVHISAVEKSGLQGLQDDQPIEYELYHDERRNKTSAVDLKLL; encoded by the coding sequence ATGGCCACCGGAAAAGTAAAGTGGTTCAACGCCACAAAAGGATTTGGATTTATCGTCCCGGACGAAGGCGGCAAGGATGTGTTTGTGCACATTTCAGCGGTCGAGAAGTCTGGCCTGCAAGGACTGCAGGACGATCAACCCATCGAGTATGAACTCTATCATGACGAGCGGCGGAACAAGACCTCTGCGGTTGACCTGAAGCTTCTCTAG